The genome window AGCGGCTGCGCGCTCGTGAGCGTGCCGACGCCGCCGACGAGCCGGTCTGCGGGGCCGCCCTCGCCCGCGGCGCCGTGGCAATGCGCACAGCGCGCGGCGTAGATCGGGGCGCCCTCGCTCGCGGTGCCGCTGCCGAGCGGGAGGCCTGCGCCGTCGGGCGCCACGTCGATATCGAGGGCCGCGATCTCCTCGGGCGTCGCGTGGCGCCCGAAGCCGGGCGACGCGCCGAGCGCGCCAACCAGAACGGGCGTCCCCTCATCGCTGTGCGCGAGCGGCCCCGAGGTCACCCACACCGCGCCCGCAGGCAGCGCGCGACTCGGCGAGGGCGAAGGCGCGTCGGGACCGAGCAGCGGCTTGGGCGGCGCGCTGCACGAGGCGAACGCCACGACCGCGGCACCCGCGAGTGCGAGGCTCCGCGCGAGGGCGAGCGCGCTCGTCACGCGAACGTGTTCCGCACCGCGCCGCTCGCCTCGACGCGCCAACGCTGCACGGCGTTGTAGTGATACTTCTCGCCCGCGACCGAGTAGCGCGGCAGCCACTCCGCGCGCTCCGGTTGCCGCGCGCCTGTCTCGTCGGTCGCGCGGCTCGCGAGCACTGCGGGCGCGCCGTCCCAGCGCCACGCGATGCGGAAGCGCGTGAGGCAGCGTGGCAGCACCGGCTCCTCGAGCTCCGCCTCCGACCACGACGCGCCGGCGTCCGCGCTCAGCTCAACGCGCGCGATCTTCCCCGCCCCGCTCCACGCGAGGCCCGAGATCTCGTACACGCCGTGCGGTCCGAGGTCCGCGCCGACCGACGGATGCGTGATCACCGACTTCACGCCCATCTCGAACGTGAACTGCCGCGCG of Deltaproteobacteria bacterium contains these proteins:
- a CDS encoding c-type cytochrome; this encodes MVGALGASPGFGRHATPEEIAALDIDVAPDGAGLPLGSGTASEGAPIYAARCAHCHGAAGEGGPADRLVGGVGTLTSAQPLLTTGSFWPYATTLFDYLRRAMPYDSPGSLSANEVYALTAFLLEGSGVIAAEARLDAASLPALRMPNRDGFESAWPPGKP